In Phaseolus vulgaris cultivar G19833 chromosome 10, P. vulgaris v2.0, whole genome shotgun sequence, a single genomic region encodes these proteins:
- the LOC137819726 gene encoding trimethyltridecatetraene synthase-like has translation MALDLASLNWASTTCVAAFLVLLLFLRRLRRRRYNLPPGPKPWPIIGNLNLIGPLPHRSIHELSKKYGPIVHVWFGSNPVVVGSSVDMAKAFLKTHDATVAGRPKFSAGKYTTYNYTDITWSQYGPYWRQARRMCLLELFSQKRLEEYEYIRKQELRSLLNKLFHSADKTILLKDHLSNLSLNVICRMVLGKNYLEESENAVVSPEEFKRMIDELFLLNGVLNIGDFIPWINFLDLQGYIKRMKSCGKKFDRFLEHVLDEHIERKKGVKDYVAKDMVDVLLQLAEDPTLEVKLERQGVKAFTQDLIAGGTESSAVTVEWAISELLRRPEIFKKATEELDRVIGRERWVEEKDIVDLPYVNAIVKEVMRLHPVAPMLVPRMAREDCQIGGYDIPKGTQVLVHVWAIGRDPAIWDSPNEFQPERFLAKEIDVKGHNYELLPFGAGRRMCPGYPLGLKVIQASLANLLHGFNWRLPQNVQTEDLNMEEIFGLSTPKKIPLETVLQPRLPHHLYSL, from the exons ATGGCACTAGACTTGGCATCTCTCAATTGGGCTTCCACCACATGTGTGGCAGCCTTCCTTgtcctcctcctcttcctccGCCGTCTCCGCCGCCGCCGATACAACCTGCCCCCAGGCCCAAAGCCCTGGCCCATTATAGGCAATCTCAATCTAATTGGCCCCCTTCCACACCGCTCCATCCACGAGCTCAGTAAAAAATACGGGCCCATCGTGCATGTATGGTTCGGATCAAACCCGGTGGTGGTAGGCTCATCCGTGGACATGGCAAAAGCCTTTCTCAAAACCCACGACGCCACCGTCGCTGGCAGGCCCAAATTCTCTGCCGGGAAATACACAACCTACAACTACACCGATATCACTTGGTCCCAGTATGGCCCATACTGGCGGCAGGCCCGTAGAATGTGCTTGCTGGAACTGTTCAGCCAAAAACGGCTGGAAGAATACGAATACATTAGAAAACAAGAGTTACGCAGTCTTCTTAACAAACTCTTCCATTCCGCAGACAAAACAATTTTACTGAAAGACCACCTTTCCAATTTGAGTCTCAACGTTATATGTCGCATGGTGTTGGGGAAGAACTACCTCGAAGAGTCCGAAAACGCCGTGGTTTCGCCGGAGGAGTTCAAGAGGATGATTGACgagttgtttttgcttaatGGGGTGCTCAACATTGGAGACTTTATTCCCTGGATTAACTTCTTGGACCTGCAGGGTTACATAAAGAGGATGAAGAGTTGTGGCAAGAAGTTCGACAGGTTCTTGGAACACGTGTTGGACGAACATATCGAGAGGAAGAAAGGTGTTAAGGATTATGTCGCGAAGGACATGGTTGATGTTCTTTTGCAACTTGCTGAAGATCCCACTCTTGAGGTCAAGCTTGAAAGGCAAGGAGTCAAGGCTTTTACACAG GACCTAATAGCAGGTGGAACTGAGAGTTCTGCTGTAACAGTGGAGTGGGCAATCTCTGAGCTATTGAGAAGACCAGAGATTTTCAAGAAGGCAACAGAGGAGCTAGACAGGGTGATAGGAAGAGAAAGATGGGTTGAAGAGAAGGACATTGTGGATTTACCTTATGTTAATGCCATTGTTAAGGAAGTAATGAGGTTGCACCCTGTGGCACCAATGTTGGTGCCAAGAATGGCTAGAGAGGATTGCCAAATTGGAGGGTATGACATCCCTAAAGGGACTCAAGTGCTTGTGCATGTATGGGCTATTGGAAGAGACCCTGCAATTTGGGACAGCCCAAATGAATTCCAACCAGAGAGGTTTCTGGCTAAGGAGATTGATGTGAAAGGGCATAACTATGAGTTGTTGCCATTTGGTGCTGGGAGAAGGATGTGTCCAGGGTACCCTCTAGGGCTTAAGGTCATTCAAGCAAGTTTGGCCAACCTCTTGCATGGATTTAACTGGAGACTGCCTCAGAATGTGCAGACAGAGGATCTGAACATGGAAGAGATTTTTGGGTTGTCTACACCTAAGAAAATACCTCTGGAAACAGTTCTTCAGCCTAGGCTTCCACATCATCTTTATTCTCTCTGA